TTCTCTCATCAATATTGTTGACGGCCTTTACCTTTGAGGCCTATCAGAATCATATAGGACCGAGTCTATTCGCTCATTGGGGCCACCTTGATCGACTTCGACCACTTGACAAGTTTGACCTGATCATTGACCGGCTAGAGATTAATGTTCCAAATGCAAAGAGCGGCCGTCCTTGGCAAACGTTGCGTGATCTATTTGCATTCCGAAACACAATTGCTCATGGCCGATCCAAGGATCTCAAAAAGGTCGAACAAAAGACTGCAGCCACTTACCAGTACAGGGAAGCCTTTGATCGGTTACTGGATGATTGGGAGTCACGCATCCAAAATGATGTGTTTGCGGTGCGCTGCCGTGAAGATGTCGAAGTTGTGCTTCGCATCATTCATGAAAAGTTGCCAGGGAAGCAGGAGGAATTATTCACGCTTGGGCTGGGTTCTCACTCGGCGACTGTCCTACCTCAAGCTCCGCGTTGACTCATTCGAGACCCGACGAAAACTTTAAAGCCGATTAAACGTCCCTCCCGCTGACGCCGTTCACCATGACGGCATGAACGCGACCCAACCCCTGCACGTATTCAAATCCGGCCGCCAGACAGCGATGTCTGGCGACGTGTTGGACTTCTCCGAGTCCGATCTCGCGGCCAGTGCCCGCGCCTACGATCCGGCCCTGCATGAGGCGCCCATCGTGATCGGCCATCCCAAACACGACGCGCCGGCTTATGGCTGGGTAAAGTCTCTCGCCGCCCGCGACATTGGCCTACTGGCCGAGCCGCGTCAGGTGGACCCGGCCTTCGCCGAACTGGTGGAGGCCGGCCGCTACAAAAAAATCTCCGCCTCCTTCTACCGTCCCGACTCGCCGAACAACCCGGTGCCCGGCGTCTACTACTTGCGCCATGTCGGCTTCCTAGGCGCGCAGCCGCCAGCCGTAAAGGGGCTGCGCCCAGTGGAGTTCGGCGAGGCCGACGACGACGTAGTCGAGTTCGGCGATTGGGGCGACGTCCAGAACGCCAGCCTCTGGCGCCGCATGCGCGAGTGGCTGATCAGCCAGTTCGGACTCGATGCCGCCGACAAGGTCATTCCCGACTATGCCGTGGCCAACCTGGAGGACGACGCCCGCCAGGATGATTCCTCTTCCTTTGCCGATCCATCCCAACCCAAGGAGACCTCTGAAGTGACCCCTGAACAGCAAGCCGCCCTGGAGGCGGAAAACGCCAGGCTGAAGCAGCAACTGGCGACGGCCGCGGCCGAGAAGAAGGCAACGGCCGCCGCTGCGCGCCACGACGAACATCTTGCCTATGCCGAGCAGTTGATCGGCGAAGGCAAGCTGGCGCCCAAGCACAAGGACGCCGTAGTGGCTTTTCTGGACTTTGCGGACGGCGAGGCCTCCGTCGAGTTCGGCGAGGGCGATGCCAAGCAGCCGCTGGCCCGCGCCTTCAAGGGCTTCCTGGGCGACATGCCGAAAGTGATCGATTTCAGCGAGGCCGCTACCAAGGACAAGGCCAATCAGTGGGAGCAGGACGGCTCGCTGGAGTTCGGCGAGCGCGCCGATCCGGAACGGCTGCAGCTGCACAACCGGGCCACCGCCCTGGCTGCAGAGAAGGGCATCCCCTACGAGCAGGCCGTGCGCCAGCTGCTGAAATCCCGTCCCAACTGAATAAGGAGCCGCCATGAGCGACCGTTTGCAGAAACTCCGGGTAGTCGACCCGGTACTGACCAGCCTGGCGCGCGGCTATCGCAACGCGCAATACATCGGCGAGAACCTGTTCCCGATTGCGCCGCTGGACAAGGAGGCCGGCATCATCCCGCTGTTCGGCAAGGAAGCCTTTCTGCTGTGGGAAACCGAGCGCGCCATCCGCGGCCGCACCAATGTGATGATCGCCGACGACCCGGAGACCCTGGACGTGGTGCTGCGCGAGCATGATCTGGCCTACCCGGTGGACCATCGCGAGCAAGCCGAATCGATGTTCAACGAAGAAGTCAAAGCCGCCAGGCGGGTCAAGGACGCCATCGACCTGCGGCGCGAAGTGGCCGCCGCCTTCCTGGCGCAAAACCCCAAGACCTATCTGCCCGGCGCCAAGGTGGCGCTGTCCGGCAGCAGCAAGTGGGCAAACGGCGGCGGCGACCCGGTCAAGGAGGTGGAAGATGGTAAAGAGGTGGTGCGTCAGCGCACCGGCATGCGCCCCAACACCGCCGTCATCGGCGCATCCGCCTACGCCACGCTGAAGTTCCATCCCAAGCTGGCCAACGCCCTGGGCTCCCAGGAGCGCAAGTTGATCACGATTGAACACCTGAAGGCGCTGTGGGGACTGGAAGACATTTTCATCGGCGAAGCGCTGGCATCGGACGGCCGCAGCGCGACGGGTGATATCTGGGGCGACAACGTGGTGCTGGCCTATGTGGCCAAGCCGGCCGCCGGCACCGATGGCGATGCCGACATCCCATCCTTCGGCTACACCCTGCGCAAGCGCAACATGCCGGAAACCGACAAGTACGATGGCGAAGGCGGCAAGGTGCGCTATGTGCGTCATACCGACATTTACAAGCTGGTGGTGGTCGGCGCCGATGCCGGCTACCTGATTAGCGATGTGGCGTGAGGAGGATGTATGCCGATCTATCGCATTGCAGGCATGGCGGTGAAACACGATGGCCAACTGCTGGAGGAAGGCCAAACCATCGAGCTGGACGAACCGCAGTTGTCTCCCTGGCTGGTGGAGGTGAAAACCACCCAGGCCAGTGAGCAGCAGGCCGACAGCAAAACTGACCAGCAGACCGACACCGAAAGCGAAGACTCGCCGCCGGCAGGCGACACCGCCAAAACGGGCAAGAAAGGAGAAGGCAAGTGAAAGGACAAAACGTCGTTTTGACCCTGTCGGTGCTGGCCGCAGCTGATCTGCAGGCGCGCCGCTTTGTCGGCCTGGACGGCAAGACCTGCGGCGACGGCGCCAAGGCCTTGGGCGTGGTCGAGGTGGACACCGGGGCCGACAACATGGTGCCGGCCAACGTGCTGGGGGCCATCCTGGTGGAGGCCGGCGGCGCCATTGCGGCCGGCGCGGATGTGCAGTCGAACGCCTCCGGGCAAGCGGTGGTCAAGGCGGCCGGCCTGGCCAACGGCATCGCCCTGGACGCCTCCACTGCGGCCGGCGACGTGATCCGCATCCTGCGGGGCATCTGACATGCGCTATTGCACCCTGGCCGACCTGCAACTGGCCATCCCGCAGGCGACGCTGGTTCAGCTCAGCAATGACGCTCCCAGCGATTTCCGCGCCGCGCCGGAATTAAACCTGGCCGTGGTGGAGGAAGCGGTGCGCCAGGCCGAGGAGCTGGTGGACGCGCACCTGCGCGGCCGCTACGTGCTGCCGCTGGCCACGGTGCCGTCCGTGATCAAGGACAACACTGTCAACCTGGCGCGGCACTGGCTGTATGCGCGGCGGCCGGAGGGGAACGAGCTGCCGGACGCCGTCACTCGCACCTACAAGGCCGCACTGCAGATCCTGGAGTCCATCCGCGACGGCAAGCTGACCATCGGCCTGCCAACCGGAGAAGCCGCTCCGGAGCCGGGCGAGGTCAAGGTCCGGGCGCGGCGCCAGCTGTTCAGCGCCTCCATGCTGGAGCGCTACCGCTGATGGCCGCCACCATTGAGATCATCGACGCCCTGGCGGCGCGGCTGCAAGCCAGGCTTCCCAGCCTGGCCGTCGAGTACTTCCCGGAGCGGCCGGCCGAATATCGGCTCAATCACCCGGCCGGCGCGCTGCTGGTCAGCTACCTGGGCAGCCAGTTCGCCGCGCCGGTAGATGCCGGCATCGTGGCCCAGCCGCGCACCGTCAAACTGTCGGTGACGGTTGTGCTGCGGCAGTTAAACGGCCGCACGGGCGCAGTGGCGGTGCTGGACGATGTCCGCCGCGCGCTGGTGGGTTACCGGCTGCCGGATTGCCGCAAGCTGCAGGCCGCAGGCGAGCGCTTCCTGGGGCAAACCGCCGGCCTGTGGCAATACGCCGTCGACTTCACCGCGCTGGCGATGCAAGTCGAGGAGGACGACACCGCCGACTCGCCCGTCCTAAGCCAAGTCAATCATGAGGAGCAAGCATGAAGTATCTGTATAGCGGCCCGGTGAGCGGGGTCACGCTGGCCGATGGCCAGGAAATCATGTTGTATCCCGGCAAGGAAGTGGACATGCCGGCCGAGCACGAATACACCCAGACGCTGCTGGCGCTGCAATACCTGGTTCCGGTTCAGGAACCGGCCAAGGCCAAGGGCGGGCGCGCGACGGGCGATGAGGC
The Chromobacterium sp. IIBBL 290-4 DNA segment above includes these coding regions:
- a CDS encoding Gp37 family protein, which translates into the protein MAATIEIIDALAARLQARLPSLAVEYFPERPAEYRLNHPAGALLVSYLGSQFAAPVDAGIVAQPRTVKLSVTVVLRQLNGRTGAVAVLDDVRRALVGYRLPDCRKLQAAGERFLGQTAGLWQYAVDFTALAMQVEEDDTADSPVLSQVNHEEQA
- a CDS encoding capsid cement protein; translated protein: MKGQNVVLTLSVLAAADLQARRFVGLDGKTCGDGAKALGVVEVDTGADNMVPANVLGAILVEAGGAIAAGADVQSNASGQAVVKAAGLANGIALDASTAAGDVIRILRGI
- a CDS encoding phage protease, producing MNATQPLHVFKSGRQTAMSGDVLDFSESDLAASARAYDPALHEAPIVIGHPKHDAPAYGWVKSLAARDIGLLAEPRQVDPAFAELVEAGRYKKISASFYRPDSPNNPVPGVYYLRHVGFLGAQPPAVKGLRPVEFGEADDDVVEFGDWGDVQNASLWRRMREWLISQFGLDAADKVIPDYAVANLEDDARQDDSSSFADPSQPKETSEVTPEQQAALEAENARLKQQLATAAAEKKATAAAARHDEHLAYAEQLIGEGKLAPKHKDAVVAFLDFADGEASVEFGEGDAKQPLARAFKGFLGDMPKVIDFSEAATKDKANQWEQDGSLEFGERADPERLQLHNRATALAAEKGIPYEQAVRQLLKSRPN
- a CDS encoding gp436 family protein, with product MRYCTLADLQLAIPQATLVQLSNDAPSDFRAAPELNLAVVEEAVRQAEELVDAHLRGRYVLPLATVPSVIKDNTVNLARHWLYARRPEGNELPDAVTRTYKAALQILESIRDGKLTIGLPTGEAAPEPGEVKVRARRQLFSASMLERYR